The Piliocolobus tephrosceles isolate RC106 chromosome 12, ASM277652v3, whole genome shotgun sequence genome includes the window CAATTCATATCTTTATCAAAAGACAGTTTAGGACTAGCCATCTGCCTAAAGTCTTCCTCAGCGGAGAGCAAGACTGAGGGTTTATTCAATCTCTTTGCCACCATTTTTGAAactacttttacttctttttgcAGTCTGGTTTTTAAATTGGGTTGATCTATTTAGtaaatcaaaaattaattaatggtTTAGGAATCCCTTTTTATTcaattcagtaagtatttatcgAGCATATACTCTGTGACAGGTATTTAAATGAGTAAAGGGTGGATGAAAAGATGATCAAGAAATAAACTCTACCCTCTAGGAATTCATTATGTAACAAAAGTAAGATGTTGGATGAATATCTAAGGTCCCCTTAATTTCTGATTTGTACCtgattcttcatatttttatagctttgggCCTCTCTTTTTTCCACATAGAATTATCTTTCTATTAGCCATGCAAGGGTCTGTTTTGGTTTGTGTTGttttgatggtggtggtggtggtggttgtaatTGGTCAAACCCCTGATAATGTTAACTCTTAGCATGCCTATTTATCTAACTTTCATTGACATCTTCATAGTCTCCAGGTTTCCTGTGGGTTCCTTGCTTTGCTCATCTCTTCCTATTTGTCTCTCAAAAACCTACATTTTGTTTATACCCTTTGTTAAAACTAGATAACCACTTAATTTTTTGAACTACTTTAATGAGGTATGATTGACACACAAAAGCTGCACATGTTCAATGTATGCAAATTGATGACTTTGGAGACAAACAGAGGCTCATGATACCATTACTACAATCCATGCCacaaacttgattttttaaaaataatctttgtttCCTACTAGAATACTAAAGTTAGTTGAATTGCCATTATTATTACACGGTGGTCACCAACAAATTTTTAGGTCAATTCCTGTTCACCTCCTCGGGAACAATGTCAAAGTTACCCTGCTTATGAAGTGTCAATCATTTGCTTTCTACCTAGGTGATGTGCTGATCTCTGTTTAGGTACTCATTTATGATTCCTGGCCTGCTGTTGTATTTCTCCTCCCAGCAAATATGGGTAGCTCTGAACCATGACTTGTGTTCTCATTTGTGTTATTCTTTATACCTCTTATATTCACAATCACCTATTGATCTTTCAACTAACCTGCCTGCCTTCAATGCTTCCTCTTACTTGGAGACTTCTCTGATTAATAAGATCAGAAAATCCAGGTCTAGGTGAGGACAATGGTTCACTTTTGAcccttgaacttttttttccttagctCTCTCTAGAGCCACGGTGACTTATTCATTAACAAGTACGATTAGTACTTAAATACCACCTCTATCAGCTTGCATCTGTTTATAAAGTTAACTCTCAATTATTGAGAAACCAATTAACTAGTCTGGAGGTTATGTGGGTCTCCTGCAGCCTGCATTTGGGCCGCTTCAGTCCCCATGGAACATTACTCAAGCAGTGTGGAAATGACCAAGCAAATACTGTGAAAGAGAGATTATTCAGTTGTACTCTGTGTGAAAATGAAGTCGGATGGAAACTAACATTATGTATTTCAGTGCATTTTGGGATTATCTAAAGATAGAAATATGCATGATGACCGTAAAAGGAGCTTCTTTTTACATTATATAAATGCTTGCAAATGAGCAATAAAATGCAGATATTATGATGCTAGTAAAATTTAAGAGTGCtatttttcttgtattaaaaTTGGGTCAACAAATTGTTACCAAATGTTTACCcttctgtaaaagaaaatatctagtCATTCAACTCCAGACAGAAACTCAGAGATGGAAGGCCCCGATTATTCTGTTGACCTTAGGCCaggattttgaaatttttacattCATCCAACAATAATTGTAACTGATCTTGGATATTTTTGAGGTAACTACAAATAGATCTAGGCTATTGAGGAGACGCAAAGATTGATTTGGCATAAcatctaattttcatttctttatactAGCTTGAGAAATAACCTGTTAAGTCACTGTTCCTAAAGTTTGTGTAAACTAGACATTTATTTGAGGCATAGATTTGCATTGAATTGCATTGCCTCAGAATCCTTTAAGAACAATCTGTGGTGGCTCTTAAAATTTTTACCTTTACAGGATTCCAACTGCTATTTCCTCATTCTTAGTGACTGAGTAGTGATTATTCTAGAAACAAATAGTTAAAAATCCTAATGTTAGTAACTATGTAAAAGAGCATTTTAGTGAATACCTTAGTATTGGTTTACAAAGCCAAACATTTTCAGTTTGTGGAATCTTGCTACAAATACTAAATTcacatctatatatatgtatatatttggtgCTTTACTCCTGAAAGTGTTGgagaatttcattttttgaaatcatTTAGAACCAAGGTCAGTGAACTTTCTTGTGAATggctaaatataaatattttaggctgtgAGGTTCAAGAGACAAAGTTGAGGGTACTTATATAACAAGAGAGGAAACAAGTATCTACAATTTTTTGTAATACAAGTCTACTAATGAGCACAATGAAATTTGTAGATGGACACTGGAATAAGAGTTTCCTATAATTTTCATGTTtcactaaatattattttcttatttttttcaatcatttaaaactgtaaaaaacatTCTCAGATCGCTGGCCATACAAAAACACGGGCAGGCTGAATTTGGCCTATGGGCCCTAGTTTGCAGAGTCTTACTCTAGAACAGAGATTCTTAACCAGTAAGTAGTTCATAACCCCACACCAGGGGTGAGTGTCGTGGGGCCCTTGAACTTGCTGAGATCACAAGCAACATTTTTTGCATACATGAATTTTTCTGTGGACAGAGCCTGCAGTCTTCATCTGACTCTTGGAGAAGTCCTGGACTCAAAAAAGATTAGAAGTCACTGTTCTCtagatatttcattaatttttaggaCACATTTCCTGAGTGCCCGATAGTTCCTAAGCACTCTGCAAGTCACTGGGAACTCATGGGAATTTCTACTGTAGGAGCTAATACTGCTAGAGACATCGGGATAAATAGTTGTCAGGTGATCTTATTCATAAAGCCTGTTGTCGCCACCATTCTTGCTGGTTGACAAGACTCAGAAAGATGAAAATTTACACCTGGTTATGGGAGGGACAGCCGTCTCTTTTCAAGTGTTTAGTAAATAATTTAGGTTGGAATTTAAATATCTGAAACATTTGAGTGTTCAGACCATTTCAAGCTGTAAAGATAAATCAGAGTCAGCGTATTTAAAACCTTTtcctttacaataaaaattaaccCACAGATAGGTTCATGTTAGCTCAACTGACATCAAGGGCTGAGATATATGTAGAGACAGGATTAAAGTTGTTTATTAAAGCTGAGCTTGTGAGCTTGCAGGCTGCTTGACTTAACCCATGGCTGTTAGTCAATGCTAAGCCCTTGAATGTTCAAATTCATGAAATGGAGTAGTTACCCTGGGGCAGAGGTGGTggtgagaaaacagaaatgtccaactgaaaataaataagccaCTCAGGAgttcctgcctctgccccagtATTGACAATGGAATAGCTTGCTTCTTCTCAATAAACAGTGTTATAGAATGCATTTCATACTCAAGGAGGAAATAGTTATAAGCGCTAGGATACTAGTCTTAAGATCTAAAGATAGCATAGTTTGTGATGAAACCTTAGAAAAATCTAAATACCTGCAGCAAGCcctttacattttatatgtagACTAATCATTAATTTATAGCTTTTTTCCCATACACTTGGAGCATATAACAAACCTAAGAAAGCTTAAaagtaatcaaaagaaagcagaatttaGCTAGGAGAATTTCCCTGGTGAGtcaccccaaaaaagaaaagaaaaaattacggAAGTAAAAAGCTACCATAAACGAAAGCATTGCTTACACATACATTAGgctttaatattattaattgaTCAGCATTTATTAGTGattaataactttttaatctGGAAAATTCACCCACCTTTCAGTTCAAAAATTAATAGATGCAATAATGGTCCTGCTCATTTTTGTAAAAGGCAAAAGCAAAAAGTACGCAGGAGAATGAACTGGTGGCTTCAGTGAGAAATTTACCAGTAAAGTCAGAGACAACAAAAAGTCAATGAAGAGCACTATCATGTGCTTCAAAAATGGAGTTTTTCTCATCAGAGATTTCTTGGTGATCTTGAGACAACTATGAATCATTACATCAATAAAGTCTGCCTTATTGCTGAAGCATGCCTGGGTGGCTGTTTCCAGAAGATTTACTTCTCATTATATAAGATAATGTCACATCAGCTAGTTCCTGAGCTTCACATCTCATTCCATGACAAGTATCCCATGTTCCTGTAGTCTATTATATCATAAGACCTAGTTAGACTGGGTCAGCCCTTGGCTATTTGCCCACAGACTTTAGAGTCCTTCTCCTGACTATGCCATCATCTTTCCTGGCACCTGGTATTCCCTTTCCACTTAAGGCTCTTAGCAACCATGCCTTTTCTACTCACCCTCATGAGTCTTGCCAGTTTTTTGGCGCCAGATTCTTCCTGCTCTTCCTAATGTCCCAATCAGCTAATTTGATAAACTCATCTAAGGTAGAATGCTAATGGGGGAGTGCTTCCTTCTAAGCTGAATATGGTTTATAACAGGGTCTTCTTGGAATGCTGTGCGGGTGGCAATTTCAAGTCTGTGTGGGGGTGAGGCAAAGAGTGTACATTGCCCCTCACTTTATATTCCACAATTTGTATTTAGACTTGTTTCAATTAATGTGACTTAGCAGGTATGGGCACAGTTTGGCAAATGCAACAGATTTGGGttctttttaacatgaaaaaattttataaagcaaaaaggaACGCATGTAATTAGTAATACACAGTGAGACACCACCAGTTTCACAATAACTACCTTATAGAGTCATTATTAGAAATATACTACATTTAGTCATGAtttgttattcattcattaagcttttaaaatgtattattgagTATATCTGTTAACCAGTCATTCACTAAGTGTTGGGTACTATAGGGGAGATGAGAACTGTCAAAGGAATAAGACTACATTGACAAGAAAAGATACCCACATGTGGAACAAACTGGAAAACAGCAAAGTGATAAATAATGTTGTGAcagatgataaaggaaatacacATATCAAACTTTTTGAGTCCCAGGatctttgaaaatagaaaaaacagtaatagctttttgcatttctgaggctttttttattttttacaagttACACTTAGTTTGTATACCATATAATCCTGTTATCTTATCTCTTCCTGCCTAACAGGGATTCTTGTAGCATTTCTAGTGCCTTCTTTTGAACTATGAATATCATCTGGCCCCCTAGATAAAGACAAGGCTAGGCAAGTCAGATTAGCTTGTGAAACAGGACCTCTAGGATGACTACAGTAAACAATAATTtcttgtacacttaaaaataactgaaagagtataattagagtgtttgtaacacaaaggaatgataaatgcttgaggtgataggtactccatttaccctgatgtgattgttACATAtagtatgcctgtatcaaaataatctcaggtaccccataaatatagatacctactatgtacacataaaaattaaaaaaattaaacaaaacaggacctctaatttaaaaaaataacaaaatataatggACCATAGTAAACTCATTTTAGGTAGACATTAAAGCACTCACTTTTTCtaatttatccctttcttcttcAACTCCTTGCTGTGTTCCATAACTGTCAGTGGGCCAGGAAGACAGAAGCACAGCCAGTATTTGGTAGTACAAGTGGGGCCTGTGGTAGGACAGACAGCCTTACAGCCAAGCAGTATTGATgcggaagaggaaggaggaaggaaagggactGAATGCAAAGGCCATGCCTGTGTAAGGAAACAAAGAAGATTGTCCATATGTGTAATGTCATTGGTGACATGgtttttagggaaaaaagaaagagttggaGGAAACACATTTGGAACAGACTCTAGCAATGAGATTTAATTTGGCTAATTCGTGACTGTTAAAGTCATGTGGCTTATTTTATCAGCTTACCAATACAGTTATTACTTAAAGAGATTTGTGGTTTAAAAGCAACTCCTCTATGGGAATTAGTAAGAggctaaaaataaatcagaagaaaCAATGGTAAATTTTGATGTGGCGTAAGTAATTTTGATGTTTCTGAAAGAATGCCTCTTTGTGTAATGACAGGAAGAATCTGTTTACctctaacatctttttttttctcttttaaacatacAGGGTTCTTTTCCTATGACTCCATCACTTCCAGCTAATCCTCCCATGGCTTTCAATCCTTACATACCACATCCTGGGATGAGCCTCGTTCCTGCAGAACTTGTACCAAATACACCTGTTCTGATTCCtggaaacccacctcttgcaaTGCCAGGAGCTGTTGGCCCAAAACTGATGCGTTCAGATAAACTGGAGGTATTTGTGAAGATATATATAAATACCTGTAGAATAGATATTAACCTTACACATAAAGCAGTATTCTCAGAGCCCAATGTATTGTGTTTTAAATAAGAGAACCCAAATTTCTTAGCTTATAGGGTATAACCtcagaaaaatgttaaacattttactACTGCAATCATACCTTGTTATAAAGTGCATTGATTCAGCTGTATGGTGGGTCAAACAATATGTTAAGTGTACCTAGCCATAGACTGTGCGATGGTGCAGGAGGCCTCTGTGGGAATGTTCCTTTTACCTAGGCTCCAGCTTTCAGAAACAGATTATTGTATTTGTTAATGAGTCTCTACTTGCTAGAATAATCAAAGTGGGAAAAAAGTAGACAATATAACTCTCTATGATTGCAGAATGTAAAGCTATATGAATAAAGGAAGTAAATTAGTCTCATAGTGCCTCaacttttttctccattttgagAGTGATGTGCTAGGCAATAAATACCCCCGATgcctaagaaaagaaaatctgaaagaaatttCAAACAACTTTTTGATTTATTGAAgtccttcatttttctcttgttattctTTGTACATTGAAATAGCTAGTCTTTTCCTTATCAAGTCAGCTCCATTTGCAGCCCCTTAAATGCCTAGTAAGGTATTGTAATAGAATCTGATTGTACATATAACTCAGTTATGGTTCACAAGTTGACTTTGGAAAACCAGTGCATTACGGTGTGATAAAGACTCATCTTGGACTTAAATAAACACTAATTATGCTTAGGGCTGTGTATTAATTGGAGAATTAAAACTGGTTTTCAGTAATactttttttaagcatttttattttaatgtaaggACAACCTCCCTTTGTGGagaatagaatttttttctggGAATAGAAATTCTGTCTGTTTATATCTCATAGTGAATATGGCTTTACattattctttatctttttagatttgttcataaataatatattcaatgtATGTATAATTTCTGTTACATTTgctagcaaaataaataaaagccagtcAGCTTCCAGTCATCAGTGTGAtgcgtgtgtatgtgcatgtgtgtgttctaAGGTTTGCCGAGAATTTCAGCGTGGAAATTGTACCCGTGGGGAGAATGATTGCCGCTATGCTCACCCTACTGATGCTTCCATGATTGAAGCGAGTGATAATACTGTGACAATCTGCATGGATTACATCAAAGGTCGATGCTCGCGGGAGAAATGCAAGTACTTTCATCCTCCTGCACACTTACAAGCCAAACTCAAGGCAGCTCATCACCAGATGAACCATTCAGCTGCCTCTGCCATGGTAAGAAAAGACCTGTAGTTCTGGCCTGTTTCAGAGTAAATGCTTTGTATATTCCTTAATTTGTCTAATATCCTGTAACCATAATCATGGATAGTCATGAGTAGACCTTAATATGAACAGTCAAGGTTATAAGCTGGAAAAGAAAGAACCtatttattctactttatttacTAAGATTTTctaaagataattatttaaaagccTTACTAATGCTTTTAACCTACTGTGCTCTTTCTCCAATTTTCAGAGTAAGTGTAAACTATATAATTTAAACAGTAAGTTTTTTTTAGTGCTTTTATAGTTTCACTACCCTCAATATCCTAGAGAGGCAGAAAGTTGCCTCTGCTCTGTGAGCCACTTTCATGGGCACTTTGCTACTAACATCCTTAATGCCTTTCAAAAACAGAGCACTTAAAAGATAGGATATTAACTAGGCTGTAATTTCCTAAAGGTTAAGGCCACTTTTCCTCTCTAGAGGCATAGTATCAAGGACAGCAGCCTGCTTAGTCTGGGGGAAAATTTCTACATGGTTGGGAGCAGAGGCCTGACtttggtattttgttgttgtcgtcgttgttgttttttttttttggggggggggggttgttttttgttgttgtttgttttgagacagagtctcactctgttgcctaggctagaatgcagtggcatgatctcggctcactgtaacctctacctcccaggttcaagcaattctctagccttagcctcctgagtagctgggactagaggcgtgcaccactacttctggctaatttttgtattttttatagagactgggtttcatcatgttggccaggctggtcttgaactcctgatctcaggtgatcctcctgcctcagcctcccgaagtgctgggattataggcacgagccaccatgcacagcccaGAGGCCTGACTTTTCAGTTGCTGTAGAAAGCCAGTTTTGGGGGAATAGTTAGTGCTGCTTAGTAACACTGAAAGGTAGGAAGcaggaaaaatatttgtgtaacACTGTAGTGCGATCAGTGAGAACCAGG containing:
- the MBNL3 gene encoding muscleblind-like protein 3 isoform X5 — translated: MFAQQMQLMLQNAQMSSLGSFPMTPSLPANPPMAFNPYIPHPGMSLVPAELVPNTPVLIPGNPPLAMPGAVGPKLMRSDKLEVCREFQRGNCTRGENDCRYAHPTDASMIEASDNTVTICMDYIKGRCSREKCKYFHPPAHLQAKLKAAHHQMNHSAASAMALQPGTLQLIPKRSALEKPSGATPVFNPTVFHCQQALTNLQLPQPAFIPAGPILCMAPASNIVPMMHGATPTTVSAATTPATSVPFAAPTTGNQIPQLSIDELNSSMFVSQM